One Catalinimonas alkaloidigena DNA window includes the following coding sequences:
- a CDS encoding sigma-54-dependent transcriptional regulator, with the protein MHSHSTAHIPVLVLDDDRDVLHTARLILKPHFAHVQTESDPGRIPDLLREAHYDVVLLDMNFTPGATDGKEGLYWLRKLRELAPETQVVMNTAYGDIAIAVEAMKEGAIDFLVKPWEKEKLLTTVRNVYELSRARREVAQLKSREQMWQQDLDRPFAEIISQSPAMELVFEAIRKVADTNANVLILGENGTGKELVARAIHRQSGRAAAPFIKVDLGAISETLFESELFGHRKGAFTDAKEDRPGRFELAHGGTLFLDEIGNVSLPLQAKLLTALQSRQVTRVGANHPTSVDIRLICATNQPLYERVEEGAFRQDLLYRINTVELSLPPLRERPEDVPLLVAHYLDLYRRKYQKAEVQLDAAAHEKLLHYAWPGNIRELQHAVERAVIMSEQRLLHPADFLLTGTAAGSATRRARRPEPPPSYHLETLEREAIQKAIEKHRGNLSQAAAELGLGRTTLYRKMEKYGL; encoded by the coding sequence GTGCATTCTCATTCTACTGCGCATATCCCCGTCCTGGTGCTCGACGACGACCGCGACGTCCTGCATACGGCTCGCCTCATCCTGAAACCCCATTTTGCGCACGTGCAGACCGAAAGCGATCCTGGCCGTATTCCTGACCTGTTGCGCGAAGCGCACTACGATGTGGTTTTGCTAGACATGAATTTTACGCCCGGTGCCACCGACGGCAAAGAGGGACTTTACTGGCTACGAAAACTGCGTGAACTGGCGCCTGAAACGCAGGTGGTGATGAACACGGCTTACGGCGATATTGCGATTGCGGTCGAAGCCATGAAGGAAGGCGCCATTGATTTTCTGGTGAAGCCCTGGGAAAAAGAAAAGCTGCTGACCACGGTGCGAAACGTGTACGAACTGAGCCGGGCCCGTCGCGAAGTGGCGCAACTGAAATCGCGGGAGCAGATGTGGCAGCAGGATTTGGACCGTCCGTTCGCAGAAATCATAAGCCAGTCGCCCGCCATGGAGCTAGTCTTTGAGGCCATTCGGAAAGTAGCCGATACCAACGCGAATGTGCTGATTCTGGGCGAAAACGGCACCGGGAAAGAACTGGTGGCCCGGGCCATCCACCGGCAGTCGGGACGGGCCGCGGCGCCGTTTATCAAGGTCGACCTGGGGGCCATTTCGGAGACGCTCTTCGAGAGCGAACTGTTTGGTCACCGAAAGGGAGCATTTACCGACGCGAAGGAAGACCGGCCCGGTCGGTTCGAGCTGGCGCACGGCGGCACCTTGTTTCTCGATGAAATCGGCAACGTATCGCTGCCCTTGCAGGCCAAGCTACTGACTGCGCTGCAAAGCCGGCAGGTCACCCGCGTGGGGGCAAATCACCCGACGTCGGTCGACATTCGCCTGATCTGTGCTACCAACCAACCGCTCTACGAACGGGTGGAAGAAGGCGCGTTTCGTCAGGACCTGCTCTACCGCATCAACACCGTCGAGCTTTCGTTGCCGCCGTTGCGCGAGCGTCCGGAAGATGTTCCGCTGCTGGTGGCGCATTACCTGGACCTCTACCGTCGAAAATATCAGAAAGCGGAAGTGCAACTCGATGCAGCCGCGCACGAAAAGTTGCTGCATTACGCCTGGCCCGGCAACATCCGGGAGTTGCAACATGCTGTGGAGCGGGCGGTGATTATGAGTGAGCAGCGCCTGTTACACCCGGCCGATTTTCTGCTGACCGGCACCGCCGCGGGAAGTGCTACGCGCCGGGCGCGGCGACCGGAGCCCCCGCCGTCGTATCACCTTGAAACGCTGGAGCGCGAAGCCATTCAAAAAGCCATCGAAAAGCACCGGGGCAATCTCTCGCAGGCGGCCGCCGAACTGGGGCTGGGGCGCACCACCCTCTATCGAAAAATGGAGAAGTATGGCCTTTAA
- a CDS encoding sensor histidine kinase: MAFNRFRWGILIRVGLILLLGFAAVLTTQTHFWLVAGWLGLFAALLTGELIRYVERTQRDLGNFLLSIRQGDFTGNYRRRARNLHEELIGQAFQDIMQVFQQLRRERESEHLYLQTIVQHVGVALLCFDAAGEIRLMNEAARQLFRRPYLKNIQNLREVADHAPALTAVLERLPSGQRELVRLVMQGQLMNLSVQATELKLEGEWLKLVSFQDIRSELEAQEVESWQKLIRVLTHEIMNSVIPIATLASVTHQMVEGMVPASPGKTTLDEEETTDLLESLRTIEKRSKGMAHFVEDYRSLTQMPVPVFTDVEVLALFRRVIALHRPRLEAQQVALKLQVTPETLRVTADPELLEQVLINLMLNALDALQAWPSPVLWLVGYVQPNGRVALQVKDNGPGIPPNLLEQVFVPFFTTKKNGSGVGLSLSRQIMRLHRGSLQVQSEPEKGTVVTLHF; this comes from the coding sequence ATGGCCTTTAACCGCTTCCGTTGGGGAATACTGATTCGGGTCGGCCTGATTCTGCTGCTGGGGTTTGCGGCTGTGCTTACGACGCAGACGCACTTCTGGCTGGTGGCGGGTTGGCTGGGGTTGTTCGCGGCGTTATTGACGGGAGAACTGATCCGCTACGTGGAGCGCACCCAGCGCGATCTGGGCAATTTTCTGTTGTCGATCCGGCAGGGCGATTTTACGGGTAACTATCGCCGTCGGGCGCGGAATCTGCATGAGGAACTGATCGGGCAGGCGTTTCAGGACATCATGCAGGTGTTCCAGCAATTGCGGCGCGAACGCGAATCGGAGCATCTGTACCTCCAGACCATTGTGCAGCACGTGGGGGTGGCGCTGCTTTGTTTCGATGCTGCCGGAGAAATACGGCTGATGAACGAGGCCGCCCGGCAACTGTTCCGGCGGCCCTACCTGAAAAACATACAGAACCTGCGCGAGGTAGCCGACCATGCGCCGGCGTTGACGGCGGTGTTGGAGCGGTTGCCGTCGGGGCAGCGCGAACTGGTGCGGCTGGTTATGCAGGGACAGTTGATGAACCTTTCCGTGCAGGCCACGGAGCTGAAGCTGGAAGGCGAATGGCTGAAGCTGGTTTCGTTTCAAGACATTCGTTCTGAGCTGGAAGCCCAGGAGGTGGAGTCGTGGCAGAAGCTGATTCGTGTGCTGACGCACGAAATTATGAACTCGGTCATTCCCATCGCGACGCTGGCTTCCGTCACGCATCAGATGGTGGAAGGCATGGTGCCAGCAAGCCCCGGCAAAACCACCCTGGACGAAGAAGAGACGACCGATTTGCTCGAAAGCCTGCGGACCATCGAAAAGCGAAGCAAAGGGATGGCGCACTTTGTGGAAGATTACCGCAGCCTGACCCAAATGCCGGTGCCTGTTTTCACGGACGTGGAGGTGCTGGCTCTTTTTCGGCGGGTGATCGCGTTGCACCGTCCTCGCCTGGAAGCGCAACAAGTTGCTCTGAAACTGCAGGTTACACCGGAGACCTTACGTGTAACGGCCGATCCTGAGCTGCTGGAACAAGTGCTGATTAACCTGATGCTCAACGCATTGGACGCCTTGCAGGCATGGCCTTCGCCTGTGCTGTGGCTGGTGGGATACGTGCAACCGAACGGGCGAGTCGCGCTGCAGGTAAAGGACAACGGTCCCGGCATTCCGCCCAATCTGCTGGAGCAGGTTTTTGTGCCATTCTTCACGACCAAGAAAAACGGTTCGGGCGTAGGGCTGAGTCTGTCGCGCCAAATCATGCGCCTGCATCGGGGAAGCCTGCAAGTGCAATCCGAGCCGGAAAAGGGTACCGTCGTGACGCTGCACTTCTAA